The following coding sequences are from one Coffea arabica cultivar ET-39 chromosome 11e, Coffea Arabica ET-39 HiFi, whole genome shotgun sequence window:
- the LOC113719635 gene encoding DNA polymerase I A, chloroplastic/mitochondrial-like translates to MKDNFSSSRQSYTSNSQQADIHWKISPRTMQLPPKSSQPKISLPKLFEEQKEKYPSIDKGSAHNVTKREAAAEKSVGVDKINGTPTGKGSVEPEAIIQSNLRERLGCIYDKVLVVDTVSAAKEVVGMLTNQYRHMVHACDTEVSKIDVK, encoded by the exons ATGAAGGACAACTTTTCAAGTAGCAGACAGTCTTATACATCAAATAGCCAACAAGCAGATATACACTGGAAAATCTCTCCGAGGACAATGCAGTTACCTCCAAAGTCTTCCCAACCTAAAATTTCCCTGCCAAAATTATTCGAAGAACAGAAAGAAAAGTATCCCTCAATTGATAAAGGCAGTGCTCATAATGTAACAAAAAGGGAGGCTGCTGCTGAAAAGTCTGTTGGTGTTGACAAAATAAATGGAACCCCCACAGGAAAAGGATCTGTGGAACCAGAAGCTATTATCCAGTCAAATCTTCGTGAGAGGCTTGGTTGCATTTATGACAAGGTTCTTGTGGTTGATACTGTCTCTGCTGCAAAGGAAGTAGTTGGTATGCTCACAAATCAATACAGGCATATGGTCCATGCATGTGACACGGAA GTATCAAAGATTGATGTTAAGTAG